The DNA segment GCATTCGTGGGGAGAAACATCTCGCAGGGGGAGGGAAAGCCCGAGCGCACGTATCGCGTCTCGCTGGCCGAGGCTTCCTTCCTCAAGCGTCGTAAGGAGATCCTCCACCGGGCCGAAGCAGCTCCGCGGAACCACCGCGCCCCTGACAGCCAGTAGCCGGCGAGACGCCCTTCAAAGCGCCACACCCCGGCCCAGGGCCACTGGATACCCGCGCTCCGGGCCATTCCAGCACGCCCTTTGTGACACAGCGTCCCTCATCACGTCTGGATACGCTCATGACCGAAGAAGACCTCACGAAGCAGAGAATCTGGCACCGCTATATCGCCGCAGACGGCACCTGGCGCCGCAAGAAAGGCACTGAGCCGGAGAGGCGCCCGCCCGGGGAGGACCTCGCGGTTCTGCGCCGGGGGCTGGGCCGCCCGGCGGGAACCGTGCTGGAGATGTTCCCCTTCTACACCTGTCCGGTCGACGACTTCGCCGCACGTCGAGGCGAGGTCTCGGCCGAGCAGGAGGCCGAGCACATCGCGCTCGCTCTCTATGGGCTGCACCAGCAGAGCCAGGACCGACCGATGCACCGCGACGGATTCAGCCTCGGCCGGGCCATGCTGGAGCTCCGGCGCCACGACCGTACCAGTGACGAGGCAGTGGACTCCCGCTTCCAACAGGCGTTCTCCGCAACGTCAACGGCAGCACTGCAACTGCGTCTGCGCGGCCTGATCACGCAGCTCAAGGACATCAAACAGCCCCTCGACTACAACCGCCTGGCCTGCGACATCCACGACTGGGACCGGCCCGGCTCCCGCTCCCGTGTCCGCCGCCGCTGGGGCTTGGACTACTACGGCTGGACCCAGAAGGCTACAGCTCCGAGTTCCGACCGCTGATCCACTGCACGCCCTGA comes from the Streptomyces sp. NBC_01471 genome and includes:
- the casB gene encoding type I-E CRISPR-associated protein Cse2/CasB, with translation MTEEDLTKQRIWHRYIAADGTWRRKKGTEPERRPPGEDLAVLRRGLGRPAGTVLEMFPFYTCPVDDFAARRGEVSAEQEAEHIALALYGLHQQSQDRPMHRDGFSLGRAMLELRRHDRTSDEAVDSRFQQAFSATSTAALQLRLRGLITQLKDIKQPLDYNRLACDIHDWDRPGSRSRVRRRWGLDYYGWTQKATAPSSDR